The genomic stretch TCGGGTGGGTTTTATGGCTGGTTTCTATCGACAACAAAACCAGCCAAACTAAAGGCTAATGATACAAATACTTAGTAAACAAAATATCTTTAATAATTTCGTTGCCGGTCTCTTGTTTTAGTAATTTCTTTACTTCGGCAACGCATTTTTTGCGAATTTCTTCACGGCCAGTTAATGATTTCACCTTTTCCTCAGGCTCTTTACTTAAAATTTCAACAATGGCATCACGCAGTAATGGATCATGGTGCTCAACGACAGCTAAGTTGCCCATATCTTGGATCATCAGTTCTACAGTGACACGAACATAACCCATTTTTTTAGCTGAAGTGCCAATATAGTTAGTTATGACGTCAGGCTCAAAGCCATAGTAGCCTATGTTTGAAGCTGCATAGCTGTTTAAGCTGGTAAATTGGAGCCCAATAGCGCAAATTAAAACGGCTAAAAATCGCATGCTTATTTCTCTTTTAATAAAGTTTGATGACGTAAATGTGTGATTTAACAGTGTTATGATATCTGTTTTAGCAAATTATAGTCCAGCATTTATAGCAAGATCATTCTTTCTTTAACTTTATCTACTTTGATTAATGGGGGTGTTTAATATTATACAATGCTTAACCTGACTTTTTCAGCTGGATTTGAAGTGCTATGATACGGCTTCTATTGTTCAGGTATCGTGTTGTGTTCGAATTTCCTCTCCCTTTAACAAATAATTGGCTGCCTAAAACAGCATTTGAGCTTAACTTAAAGCAGCAAAACTGGCTATTAAGTGAAGGCTCACTCACTGCAAAGCTAAAGTCATCATTTGTTGATTTTAGTGTTGAGATCTTAAGTGAAAAAAAACAAGAGTTAACCCTTGAACAAGCCAGTTTTATGAAGCCACATCAACAAGGAATGTACACCTTTAGGGAAGTGATTTTACGCTGTGACAATCAGGCGCAAATATATGCGCAAAGTTGGATTCCTGATGCACTTTTTTCGACTGATGCGCAACTTGCACAATTGGGATCTAAGCCATTAGGTGAGTATTTGTTTCGTCACCCTGAGTTGATGAGAAACGAAATACAAGTTGCTCAATTTGATGAATCTCATCCCATTATTGATCTTGCTTGCTCGCTTCATTTATCCAAACAGCCATGCTTAGGCCGTCGCAGTATTTTTAGCTTATTTGGTTATCAGGTAATGGTGTGTGAAGTTTTTCTTCCTCAGTCGGTGCTTTATTGATGCGAATGCTTAAACTAATCCAAAAAAATTGGCGCTATTATTTACAGTTAATGCGCACTGATAAACCTATTGGCACTTTATTATTGTTATGGCCAACATATTGGGCGCTTTGGTTAGCTGCTGATGGATTCCCTCAGTGGCATTTATTGCTCATATTTAGTTTAGGTGTCTTTGTAATGCGCTCAGCAGGGTGTGTGATCAATGACTTCGCTGATAGAAAAGTAGATGGAAAAGTGAAACGCACTGAACAGCGGCCACTCGCTGCTGGGCATGTTAGTGCGAAAGAAGCATTGGTTTTATTTTTTGTATTAATTTTCGCAGCCTTTCTTCTAGTTTTGTATCTCAATCTTAATACTGTGCTGTTGTCTTTTGCTGCGCTCGGACTCGCGTTTTGTTACCCATTTATGAAGCGGTATACTCATTTACCACAAGTCGTTCTGGGCGCTGCATTTAGTTGGTCCATTCCAATGGCGTATATGGCCACATTAAATACGATTCCCACAGAAGCTTGGTTACTGTACGGCGCTAACTTAGTCTGGACTGTTGCGTATGATACCATGTATGGCATGGTAGATAGAGATGATGATCTTAAGATTGGGGTCAAATCGACCGCTATTTTATTTGGGCGATTTGATAAGCTTATTGTGAGCTTACTACAACTTGCCACGATTTTGATGTTGTTATTTATCGCATCACTGCATGCTTGGTCATACGGTTTATTCGTTATTTTATCTTTGGTGTTGGTGGTACTGTTTAGTTACCAACAATATTTGATTCGAGATCGCCAACGTGAATTATGCTTTAAAGCATTTTTACACAATAACTATGTTGGTATTGCGGTCTGGTTAGCGATAGTTGTCTCTTATAGTTAATTAGCAGGGTCGATATAACTGTGTGATGAGGTGTTTTTTCTAAACCAACCCGCTATCGAGTGACGAGGGCCTAATGCTGGTAAGACCTCATGTGCAAACTCTTCACTGACAAATAAGACCAAAGTGCCTGCTTTCGGTTTTATGGTTGTGAGCACCTCTTTACTTTTTGGTTTGTATATTACTAACTCTCCGCCTTCAGGGCTATTGAGGTAAAATACAGTGGTAAAGACTCGGTTCGAACGGCCTTTAAAAGCATCAAGATGTTTTTTATAAAAATCACCGACTTGATACGTAGCATAATGAGCTTCGTAATCGAATAACCCAAGATAAAAATGTTGGTTAATGATATTTCTGAGCTGCTCCATTAGCGATAGATACTGCTGTTGCACTAAAGTCTGACTATCAAACCAGCGTGTTTTATCGGAGCGAATACTTGCATCAAGTTGCTTGTCGGCTTCTCGGCCTATGCCTGCAGGTTTAAATAACGATTGCTGTGTTAAGCACTCAGTTAATAAACTTTCGGTAAGCTCACAGGGGATGGCGTTATCGATAACGGCCAACCCATGTTGTTCGATTTGATCCAGTAATGTATCAAGAGTGTGAGAGGGAAAATCAGGTGTGTACATAGTCAGGCTCATAATATTGATGCTGCGATTATAGCATTGACTCTTACATGATTTACATCTTGATAGTTAATAACCTTCAACTTGCTCTAAGCTTTCACCTGTTTGTAATTTTACTTCATCTGCAATATAGCTAAGAAGCTGAATTGCTTGATGTTGCAAAGAGAATTTATTAGCTGTAGTGACTGCTAATGCGAGTTGTTGTGACTCTTGAGAAGGTTTAATGATGACTAAATCAGCATTGTTTTCAATGGTTTTTGCGTGCTCAATACCTGCAATTGCAACGTGTTTAGCATCTTTAACTGTTTGAGTTATTTGATCAATGTTACCGACTTTGATCGTTGAAACTTTATGTAACGCTGTTGCTGCATCTTGTAGCATTTTTTGCACCGAAGTACTTGATGATAAACATGACAGCATAGGGAATGGCGCTAGCGCTTTACGATCGATCTCTTCAGTGGTGACAAGAGGATGTGTGTTGTGCACAAACAGCACTAGTTGATCAGGTAAGCGCACGAGTGCATTTTCTGGCACATTACTTTGGCTGTTGCCAATAGCGAGATCAATTTCATTGAGCTTTAGTTTCTCATCAAGTTGAGACTGAGAATATAAATGCATTTCAATAGATGTTTCAGGGTGGTGCTGCATAAACTTCCCGCATGCAAGAGGGACGATAGTCGTTGCATCCATAGTGTAACCAATAACTATCTTCTCATACTCACTCGACTTATGTTTAGTTAGCTTTGTTTTCAACTCACTTAGGTTAGTCAATGTTTCATGACAGTAAGTTAAAAAAATCTCACCGGCTTCAGTTAAATGCACTGAGCGAGTTGAGCGGGTGACTAATTCACAGTCGAGTTCTTGCTCTAACGTTTGAATGCTGCGAGTAAGGGCTGATGTGCTTAAGTTGCATTGTTCTGCGGCTTGACGAAAGTGGCGAAGTTTTCCTAACGCCAAAAATTGCTCGAATTGTTCCAATCTCACTTTATGATCCTTCTCTATCAAGTGAACTGAGCTAAAACTGACAGTTGTACCAAAATCATTTTGGTTTTGAGTAATTACTTTGTTTTTTCTACGCTTTTTGCTTAAAAAGTAACAACTGGGCAATAATATTAAAGAATAAGGTACAAAAGCAAGCTTTAATCCATATTTAGCCTAGTAAAATAGTATTATGCAATTTCTCAATAGATTAAATACTTCAATCTGGATAGGCATCTCGGATGCCTAAAAAGGCATCTAAATCATCAATGAAAAGCCTAACCAAATCAGGATCGAACTGCTTGCCACTTTGCTCTTTTAATAGCGTTAAAATATCATCAAGCGGCCAAGCTTTTTTGTAGCAGCGATCGCTGCCAAGTGCATCAAACACATCAGCAAGAGCGGTAATTCTGCCTGAAATATCAATTTGTTGGGCCTTTAAGCCTTGAGGGTAACCCGAACCATCCCACTTTTCGTGGTGCTGATGAGCAATAACCGCACCTTGCATTAATATCTCATTGGTCGAATTTTGAAGAATTTCATAGCCCATTTGCGCATGTGATTGCATTATTTCCCACTCTTGGGCTGTATGTTTACCGGGCTTATTAAGAATAAGGTCAGGAATGCCAATTTTTCCTATATCGTGAAGAGGAGATGCAAGCTTGATAATTTCAGCTTGGTAAGGGGTCAGTCCGTATTTTAACGCCAGCATATAACTGTAATTAGCGACGCGTTTAACATGGCTACCAGTCTCTTTACTGCGCTTTTCTACTGCTTCACCCAATATGTAAGATAATTCTTTTTGTGATTCGCGAACCACTTCTCGAAGCCGCAAGTTATCGTAAGCAAGTGCAATATTGTTAGAAAAAAACTCTAATAGTTGATGATCTGAAGGTTGTAATTTTGATGATTTGCTCACATAGAGCATTGTTTCTAAACCACCTTTTGTCGGGAAGTAACCAACAAATTGATTTTCATCTTTAAATGATTGCTTTTTATTATGAACATTAATAAATAAATCACTGATTTCATCAGGTAGTTGAGCATGCTCCGAATTTGTTTCCCCGACAGATGAAGCGAGTAGCATAAAGTCAGTACCGGGTTTTGCTTGGGAGTTTACCGCTGCTGCACAGTAAATTTCATTATCTTCCAGACCCATAACAGTAGAGACATGACCTAAAATAGTCGATGCAAATTGGTCAACCGTATCGCATTCTAAGAAATTGGCTGACGCATTAATGATATTTTCGAGTCCTAATTTATGCTTTTCAATAATTCGAATATCGCGGTAAGCACGAAGAGCTGAATATAAAAGTGTTTTAAGCTTGATGGCTGTTAACTCAGTTTTATTTTTATAATCATTAATATCAAAGTCACGTATGACTGATTCTTCAGGCGCTTCACCAGGTTGGCCTGTTCTTAAAATCAATCGTACATCGTGATTATGAGCATCTTCTCGAATATATTTAATTAAATCGAGCCCTGCATGATTTGTTTCCATCACAACATCAACTAAGCCTACTGCAATTTCGCTCATGTCTTTCATCATGTCTTTTGCTTGTTCAGCCGAATAGGCATGATGAAAGCGCAGTGGTTTACCTTCAAACTGGAAACCTGTTAATACCAACTTAGTGACTTGGTGAATATCTTCTTCATCATCAACGACCAGAATATCCCAGCCGCTATTGAAGTCTTCAGGTTGCTCATTAATTTGAGGGTTTTCGTCAGAGAATAAAAAATCAGACACAAATTACCACTTAACCAATATCAGATGAATTGAGTATAGAAGGTAAACGTAAAAAGTATAAAACTCCCTCAGCGA from Pseudoalteromonas ulvae UL12 encodes the following:
- a CDS encoding flagellar basal body-associated protein FliL, whose amino-acid sequence is MRFLAVLICAIGLQFTSLNSYAASNIGYYGFEPDVITNYIGTSAKKMGYVRVTVELMIQDMGNLAVVEHHDPLLRDAIVEILSKEPEEKVKSLTGREEIRKKCVAEVKKLLKQETGNEIIKDILFTKYLYH
- a CDS encoding DUF3369 domain-containing protein, which translates into the protein MSDFLFSDENPQINEQPEDFNSGWDILVVDDEEDIHQVTKLVLTGFQFEGKPLRFHHAYSAEQAKDMMKDMSEIAVGLVDVVMETNHAGLDLIKYIREDAHNHDVRLILRTGQPGEAPEESVIRDFDINDYKNKTELTAIKLKTLLYSALRAYRDIRIIEKHKLGLENIINASANFLECDTVDQFASTILGHVSTVMGLEDNEIYCAAAVNSQAKPGTDFMLLASSVGETNSEHAQLPDEISDLFINVHNKKQSFKDENQFVGYFPTKGGLETMLYVSKSSKLQPSDHQLLEFFSNNIALAYDNLRLREVVRESQKELSYILGEAVEKRSKETGSHVKRVANYSYMLALKYGLTPYQAEIIKLASPLHDIGKIGIPDLILNKPGKHTAQEWEIMQSHAQMGYEILQNSTNEILMQGAVIAHQHHEKWDGSGYPQGLKAQQIDISGRITALADVFDALGSDRCYKKAWPLDDILTLLKEQSGKQFDPDLVRLFIDDLDAFLGIRDAYPD
- a CDS encoding chorismate--pyruvate lyase family protein; the protein is MFEFPLPLTNNWLPKTAFELNLKQQNWLLSEGSLTAKLKSSFVDFSVEILSEKKQELTLEQASFMKPHQQGMYTFREVILRCDNQAQIYAQSWIPDALFSTDAQLAQLGSKPLGEYLFRHPELMRNEIQVAQFDESHPIIDLACSLHLSKQPCLGRRSIFSLFGYQVMVCEVFLPQSVLY
- the ubiA gene encoding 4-hydroxybenzoate octaprenyltransferase, which codes for MRMLKLIQKNWRYYLQLMRTDKPIGTLLLLWPTYWALWLAADGFPQWHLLLIFSLGVFVMRSAGCVINDFADRKVDGKVKRTEQRPLAAGHVSAKEALVLFFVLIFAAFLLVLYLNLNTVLLSFAALGLAFCYPFMKRYTHLPQVVLGAAFSWSIPMAYMATLNTIPTEAWLLYGANLVWTVAYDTMYGMVDRDDDLKIGVKSTAILFGRFDKLIVSLLQLATILMLLFIASLHAWSYGLFVILSLVLVVLFSYQQYLIRDRQRELCFKAFLHNNYVGIAVWLAIVVSYS
- a CDS encoding 2OG-Fe(II) oxygenase, giving the protein MYTPDFPSHTLDTLLDQIEQHGLAVIDNAIPCELTESLLTECLTQQSLFKPAGIGREADKQLDASIRSDKTRWFDSQTLVQQQYLSLMEQLRNIINQHFYLGLFDYEAHYATYQVGDFYKKHLDAFKGRSNRVFTTVFYLNSPEGGELVIYKPKSKEVLTTIKPKAGTLVLFVSEEFAHEVLPALGPRHSIAGWFRKNTSSHSYIDPAN
- a CDS encoding LysR family transcriptional regulator, with amino-acid sequence MRLEQFEQFLALGKLRHFRQAAEQCNLSTSALTRSIQTLEQELDCELVTRSTRSVHLTEAGEIFLTYCHETLTNLSELKTKLTKHKSSEYEKIVIGYTMDATTIVPLACGKFMQHHPETSIEMHLYSQSQLDEKLKLNEIDLAIGNSQSNVPENALVRLPDQLVLFVHNTHPLVTTEEIDRKALAPFPMLSCLSSSTSVQKMLQDAATALHKVSTIKVGNIDQITQTVKDAKHVAIAGIEHAKTIENNADLVIIKPSQESQQLALAVTTANKFSLQHQAIQLLSYIADEVKLQTGESLEQVEGY